A stretch of Bradyrhizobium sp. CCBAU 53338 DNA encodes these proteins:
- a CDS encoding bifunctional sugar phosphate isomerase/epimerase/4-hydroxyphenylpyruvate dioxygenase family protein translates to MNKRSIATVSLSGALDEKLRAIASAGFEAVEIFENDLLSFGSGPRDIAKLCKDLNLEICAFQPFRDFEGMPEPQRARNFARAERKFDLMQELGTDLLLICSNVSPASLGGIDRAADDFRELGDRAAKRGLRVGYEALAWGRHVNDYRDAWEIVRRADHPAIGVILDSFHALAPGFPVRAMASIPGDKIFLVQLADAPKLELDILSWSRHFRSFPGQGDLPVGEFMQAIAATGYSGPWSLEIFNDQFRAGSAAQTAVDGLRSLILLQDHLAPDWPKLVGEPLAPKPRSSGTGFIEFAVNETKAGELAQLFSQLGFRKTGKHRSKAVERWSQGKVELVINSETDGFAHSHYVTHGPGVCAIALDVDNAGLAMQRAETLKARTFYQPVGPGELEIPAIHGVGGSLLYFLDQAGKNWDTDFAPVASDAGTDALLAVDHIAQSMPYDEMLSWLLFYTGILDLKRLPQMEIADPRGLVQSQALINGDQSLRFVVNGSSANRTLPARFISEFFGSGVQHVAFACEDIFATVAAMRARGAGFLDIPDNYYDDIEAKYELAPDVMAKLRANHILYDREGDGEFFQVYTHIFDERFFFEIVERRSYQGFGAANAGIRLAAQAREVRPPSMPRV, encoded by the coding sequence ATGAACAAGCGCTCGATCGCAACCGTTTCCCTCTCAGGCGCGCTGGACGAGAAGCTGCGCGCCATCGCGTCCGCCGGCTTCGAGGCGGTCGAGATTTTCGAGAACGACCTGTTGTCGTTCGGTTCAGGCCCGCGCGACATCGCCAAGCTCTGCAAGGACCTCAACCTCGAGATCTGTGCGTTCCAGCCGTTCCGCGATTTCGAGGGCATGCCGGAGCCGCAGCGCGCGCGCAATTTTGCCCGTGCCGAGCGCAAGTTCGACCTGATGCAGGAGCTCGGCACCGATCTGTTGCTGATCTGCTCCAACGTGTCGCCAGCTTCGCTCGGCGGCATCGACCGCGCCGCCGACGATTTTCGCGAGCTCGGCGACCGCGCCGCCAAGCGCGGCTTGCGCGTCGGCTACGAGGCGCTGGCCTGGGGACGCCACGTCAACGACTATCGCGACGCCTGGGAGATCGTGCGACGTGCCGATCATCCCGCAATCGGCGTCATCCTCGACTCTTTTCACGCGCTGGCGCCGGGCTTCCCGGTTCGCGCGATGGCCTCGATCCCCGGCGACAAGATCTTCCTGGTGCAGCTTGCCGACGCGCCGAAGCTCGAGCTCGACATCTTGTCGTGGAGTCGGCACTTCCGTTCGTTCCCCGGGCAGGGCGATCTGCCGGTCGGCGAGTTCATGCAGGCGATCGCGGCGACCGGCTATTCCGGGCCGTGGTCGCTGGAGATCTTCAACGATCAGTTCCGCGCGGGCTCCGCGGCGCAGACCGCGGTCGACGGCCTGCGCTCGCTGATCCTGTTGCAGGACCACCTTGCCCCGGACTGGCCAAAGCTCGTGGGCGAGCCCCTGGCACCGAAGCCCAGGAGCAGCGGCACCGGCTTCATCGAATTCGCCGTCAACGAGACCAAGGCCGGCGAGCTCGCTCAGCTGTTTTCGCAGCTCGGCTTCCGCAAGACCGGCAAGCACCGCAGCAAGGCGGTGGAACGCTGGTCGCAGGGCAAGGTCGAGCTCGTGATCAACTCCGAGACCGACGGCTTTGCGCATTCGCACTACGTGACGCACGGCCCCGGCGTCTGCGCCATCGCGCTCGATGTCGACAACGCCGGCCTTGCCATGCAGCGAGCGGAGACGCTGAAGGCGCGCACCTTCTATCAACCGGTCGGACCGGGCGAGCTGGAAATCCCCGCGATCCACGGCGTCGGCGGCAGCCTTCTGTATTTCCTCGACCAGGCCGGCAAGAACTGGGATACGGATTTCGCACCGGTTGCAAGCGACGCAGGCACGGATGCGCTGCTCGCCGTCGACCACATCGCGCAGTCCATGCCCTATGACGAGATGCTGTCCTGGCTGCTGTTCTACACCGGGATCCTCGACCTCAAGCGGCTGCCGCAGATGGAGATCGCCGATCCCAGGGGCCTCGTGCAGAGCCAGGCTCTCATCAACGGCGACCAGAGCCTGCGCTTCGTCGTCAACGGCTCCTCCGCCAACCGCACGCTGCCGGCGCGTTTCATCTCGGAGTTTTTCGGCTCAGGCGTGCAGCACGTCGCCTTCGCGTGCGAGGACATTTTCGCCACCGTCGCCGCGATGCGTGCGCGCGGAGCCGGCTTCCTCGACATTCCCGACAATTACTACGACGACATCGAAGCCAAATACGAGCTCGCGCCCGATGTCATGGCAAAGCTCCGCGCCAACCACATTCTCTACGACCGCGAGGGCGACGGCGAGTTCTTCCAGGTCTACACCCATATCTTCGATGAGCGCTTCTTCTTCGAGATCGTCGAGCGGAGGAGCTATCAGGGCTTTGGCGCGGCCAATGCCGGGATCAGGCTTGCCGCGCAAGCCCGCGAAGTGCGCCCTCCGAGCATGCCGCGGGTGTAA
- a CDS encoding ABC transporter substrate-binding protein → MRTAFWLAGAAALVLASPAFAGDTIKIGFVSTFSGPTAVIGNDMRNSFELALDHMGRKMGGKPVEVIYEDDGQKPDVGKQKTEKLVQSDKVDFLVGYIWSNVLLASLKTAVDSQTILVSANAGPSQLAGELCSPYVFSTSWQNDQTPAAMGLYMNQKGVKSVFLIGPNYAAGKDMLAGVKSTFKGEVKGEEYTVWPSQLDFSAELSKARASGAESIFVFYPGAAGVQFLNQYAQAGLKSTMPLYTAFTVDELSLPLQKENALGVPGAQEWVNDLPNEQNKRFVADYRKKYTGLRPTYYGAQAYDAAQLINSAVVAVKGDTSKKDAMKAEMEKANFKSLRGPFKYGNNHIPVQNFYLQDVVKDGEGQLSLKTVATIVENDQDRFHDKCPMK, encoded by the coding sequence ATGAGGACGGCATTCTGGCTGGCGGGCGCAGCAGCGCTGGTGCTGGCAAGCCCGGCTTTCGCCGGCGACACCATCAAGATCGGTTTCGTCTCGACTTTCAGCGGCCCGACCGCCGTGATCGGCAACGACATGCGCAACTCGTTCGAGCTCGCGCTTGATCACATGGGTCGCAAGATGGGCGGCAAGCCGGTCGAGGTGATTTACGAGGATGACGGCCAGAAGCCCGACGTCGGCAAGCAGAAGACCGAGAAGCTGGTGCAGTCCGACAAGGTCGATTTTCTTGTCGGCTACATCTGGTCGAACGTCCTGCTGGCCTCGCTCAAGACCGCGGTGGACTCGCAGACCATTCTGGTCTCGGCGAATGCAGGTCCGTCGCAGCTCGCCGGTGAGCTATGCTCGCCTTACGTGTTCTCGACTTCCTGGCAGAACGACCAGACGCCCGCCGCCATGGGCCTCTACATGAACCAGAAGGGCGTCAAGAGCGTGTTCCTGATCGGACCGAACTACGCGGCCGGCAAGGACATGCTTGCGGGCGTGAAGAGTACGTTCAAGGGTGAGGTCAAGGGCGAGGAATATACGGTCTGGCCGAGCCAGCTCGATTTCTCCGCAGAACTCTCGAAGGCGCGCGCCTCGGGCGCGGAGTCGATCTTCGTGTTCTATCCCGGTGCGGCCGGCGTGCAGTTCCTCAATCAATACGCGCAAGCCGGCCTGAAGAGCACGATGCCGCTCTACACGGCGTTCACCGTCGACGAGTTGTCGCTGCCGCTGCAGAAGGAGAACGCGCTTGGCGTTCCCGGCGCGCAGGAATGGGTCAACGACCTGCCTAACGAGCAGAACAAGCGCTTCGTCGCCGATTACCGCAAGAAGTACACCGGCCTGCGCCCGACCTACTACGGCGCCCAAGCCTATGACGCCGCCCAACTCATCAACAGCGCGGTCGTCGCGGTGAAGGGCGACACCAGCAAGAAGGACGCGATGAAGGCCGAGATGGAGAAGGCCAACTTCAAGTCGCTGCGCGGTCCCTTCAAATACGGCAACAACCACATCCCGGTGCAGAACTTCTATCTCCAGGACGTGGTCAAGGACGGCGAAGGCCAGCTTTCGCTGAAGACGGTTGCGACCATCGTGGAGAACGACCAGGATCGTTTCCACGACAAGTGCCCGATGAAGTGA
- a CDS encoding NAD(P)/FAD-dependent oxidoreductase encodes MAATPHRVVIVGAGFGGLETTYRLAGAAVEITLIDRRNHHLFQPLLYQVATASLSTSEIAWPVRHLMRDRREVTTLFATVSGVDAARRCVLIDDGSEVPYDTLVLATGARHAYFGHDEWEAWAPGLKTLEDATTLRRHILVAFERAERETDPAKRAARLTFVIVGAGPTGVELAGTIAEMAHHTLPGDFRNIDTTKARVVLIEAGPRVLGGFPDDLSAYAQASLEKIGVEVVLGQAVTEINRDGVVFGGQLLNAKTRIWAAGVRASPAAEWLGAPADRAGRVQVEDDLTIPGHPEIFAIGDTININAWDGKPVPGIAPAAKQQGKHVADTIKARLRGESKGAFRYKHAGSLAQIGKRLAVIDFGKVKLRGTIAWWIWGIAHIYFLIGLRHRLSVALSWLWIYARDQRAARLITQGSSKVV; translated from the coding sequence ATGGCCGCAACTCCCCATCGCGTTGTCATCGTCGGAGCCGGCTTCGGCGGGCTGGAGACGACCTACCGCCTCGCGGGCGCGGCGGTCGAGATCACGCTGATCGACCGCCGCAACCACCATCTGTTTCAGCCGCTGCTCTACCAGGTCGCGACCGCCTCGCTATCGACCAGCGAGATCGCCTGGCCGGTGCGCCATCTCATGCGCGACCGGCGCGAGGTGACGACGCTGTTCGCGACGGTCAGCGGCGTCGACGCCGCGCGCCGATGCGTGCTGATCGACGACGGCAGCGAGGTGCCCTACGACACGCTGGTGCTCGCGACCGGCGCGCGTCACGCCTATTTCGGCCATGACGAATGGGAGGCGTGGGCGCCGGGGCTGAAGACGCTGGAAGACGCGACCACGCTGCGCCGCCACATCCTGGTGGCGTTCGAGCGCGCCGAGCGCGAGACCGATCCGGCCAAGCGCGCCGCGCGGCTGACTTTTGTCATCGTCGGCGCCGGCCCGACCGGGGTCGAACTCGCCGGCACCATCGCCGAGATGGCGCATCACACCTTGCCCGGCGATTTCCGCAACATCGATACGACCAAGGCGCGCGTCGTGTTGATCGAGGCTGGTCCACGCGTGCTTGGAGGCTTTCCCGACGACCTCTCGGCCTACGCGCAAGCCTCGCTGGAAAAGATTGGCGTGGAAGTCGTGCTCGGACAAGCCGTCACCGAGATCAACCGTGATGGCGTGGTGTTCGGCGGTCAGCTCTTGAATGCCAAGACCCGGATCTGGGCCGCCGGCGTGCGCGCCTCGCCAGCGGCGGAATGGCTGGGCGCACCGGCCGACCGTGCCGGACGCGTGCAGGTCGAGGACGACCTTACCATTCCCGGCCATCCCGAAATCTTCGCGATCGGCGACACCATCAACATCAACGCCTGGGACGGCAAGCCGGTGCCCGGCATCGCGCCGGCGGCGAAGCAGCAGGGCAAGCATGTCGCCGACACGATCAAGGCGCGGCTGCGCGGCGAGAGCAAGGGCGCATTCCGCTACAAGCACGCCGGCAGCCTTGCCCAGATCGGCAAGCGGCTCGCGGTCATCGATTTCGGCAAGGTCAAACTGCGCGGCACCATCGCGTGGTGGATCTGGGGCATCGCCCACATCTACTTCCTGATCGGCCTCCGCCACCGCCTCAGCGTCGCCTTGAGCTGGCTATGGATCTACGCCCGCGACCAGCGCGCGGCGCGGCTGATCACGCAGGGAAGCAGCAAGGTGGTATAG